AGGGGGCAACAAATGTCCTCTGGTCAAACTATTATATGTTCTATTACAATGAGGGGGCAACAAATGTCCTCTGGTCAAACTATTATATGTTCTATTAAAATGAGGGGGCAACAAATGTCCTCTGGTCAAACTATTATATGTTCTATTACAATGAGGGGGCAACAAATAACTCCCCTAGAGGGCGATTCACTATATATTACTGAGAGATTCTGTATAATACGTATATTTTTCTCGATTAAACACAACTCCTTGTTTacttcatacatttatttttaactagAACATGACTTGCTGGAATTACAGTTGAGAAAGCTGAgtcatcctgtgtgtgtttcctgaccCTCTCAGGACCACTAGTATTCCTGGGGTCCAAAGACTGGTCCTAATGAGAAAGAACCTCGTTTCTAGAGATGTCGTCAATTTTAAGGCTAGAATTTGAATTGTgtggttaaagttaggctgtgaacttgtgtgtgtgtgtgtgtgttttgtctgtgtatATCGTCTTTGTCTACTTCCAGCAGGTTGTACTGTACCACAATGTGCAACTTTCCACTGTGGCAACATCTTTTGGTGCTTTTTTACAAAATCATTTGACATAGACTGTATTAAAGGCATTACAAATCTCCATCTCCATGTAATGATGTCCCTCAAAGCTCCTCAACCCAACTGCCCAACTATGttcagcattacacctctcagtgaACAGACCAGTGCCTCTACCTTGTTTGCCTTTGATCTGCATTCTCAACTCATTTCCTATTTGAGGGAAAAAgttgcaaattaaaaaaaaaaagaattttttttacaagaccTCAGAAGTTTGAATAGCTTCTAAGAACTGCTTGAATGTATGCATTAATCGTTGAAATCGTTTGAGGTtttatttcatgacattttatCACAAAAATATCACTTAGTAGCTTCACAAGAAcctgaatatttttatttctaccAGCGTATTGTGTTCACCTAGGTAGAGGTAGGCAAAATACATTTATAGCCCTAATATTGGCTTCTTCCTTTTCCTTGGTCTCCCCCTCTTCTCACTGTCCGCCTGTAGCCTATTAGAGAGTCCAACAATTTCTGTTTCAAGGCTTGCAGTGATGTCCCCCTGATCATCGAGCTGGTGCTGCTCAATGGCGAGAGACTCAGTCTTTCGACCAGTCGTCTCTGTGGTGGACTTCACTACCCGAAATGCCTGTAATAGTGTGTCATGGTATTTCTGCCTCTCATCGCTCAGGTACAGTCTCCGGCTGCGCTCACTCTGCAGCTCGATGGCTAGAGACTCCTTCTCTTTTGACAGAGACGTGAACGATTTGGTCTCGTTCTCAAGCCTGGAAACTTCACCTCGGAGGAGCTGACAcatgtccttttcttttttcagctcTTGGTTGATTATGAAGTTTTCCTTTTTCAGGCCCCACAGTTCTTTATGAAGAGCTTCTCTTGCAGTGTTGCACCACAGTGCTTGCTTCAATTGCTGCCTATTGGTATGCTGGAGTCTCCCAAGCTCATCTTTGTGAGTGTCTTGTGGTTGGTCCAGCTTGTCGCTCGCGTTGCTGGTCTGTGACTCCAGCTTGGCTTTCAGATCTTCAACCTGGTCTGACAGAGACTGCTCCTCTTTGGTCTTCACCTCCAGCTTGGTTTTCAAATCCTCAACCTGGTTGGTTAGAGACTGCTCCTCTTTGTTCTTTACTTCCATCTTTGCTTTCAGATCTTCAACCTGGTCAGATAGAGGTTGCAAATCTCTGCTCTTCACCTCCATCTTACCTTTCAAATCCTCAAACTGTTCTGACAGAGACTGCTTTGTAAAttgatttgaaaacaatgaatgaacgtagttgtgaatggttgtttgtctccatatgtttgccctgtgatggacgggtgacctgtccagggtgtgatctGGCCTTTAGCCCCAtatgtcagttgggattgaCTTCGGCCGCCTCTGACCTTCAGGGAGGATGGATAATATTGTCCAGCCCTGGTGTCTTGTCAAATTTGTCCATTGACTTCAAAGTATCTTCAAAATACTTCAAAGTATCAAAGTCAACGAGAGGTGAaacgctgccctccacagtctttatcacacattactgcctgttattatatatttattatatatatgtgtgtgtgttttttatatgtttatatgtatgtatgtatgtatgtgtatatatatatactgtaataaatatatatttaaaatgtaattataagaCAATAATgtctaatgtgttattttaggaAGGACCTGGCAGTTAACATATGACAATTAAACGTTAAACTACAACACAAATTCCCAGGTTGGACATGCATcaacacaaatgtcaacaaTATTAAAGACTGGCTTTTGTACTTCTAAGGCAAATGGGAACTTGAAATAGGAAAGTAGCCCGTATTATCAATTTaagattaaaacacattttaaataaaaaataaactaaactaataagTTGTGTCATATAATTGTGTTGGAACAAACTTAAATTCAAGCAGTGTGTTCGTCCTATGTGCGTTTGAATACATTGTAAAGCACATTCTGTTCATTGGATGGATCCATGTTAACAAATGATGTTTTAAACTTGTTTCTTCATTTGTCAGGAAGGGAAGTTGCCCAGTGAGTGTTTGAAGGAAGGCCACTGCAAAGCCCTGCAGACGTCATTCTTTGAGTGCAAGAGGTCGATGGTAAGTAGACGGAAAATCGAGAAATCTGCCCACAGGAGTTAATATCCCTGTgggcaactaacgattattttcataatcgattaatctgtggattaaattgacaattaatcgagtaatcattttgtccataaaatgtcagaaaatgttgatctgtgtttttaaggacctggaaatgatgatgttctcttgttttgttcagACACCAAAATGGTTTGGTTGTAATGATTTCCTAGGTATGTGGAGCAacgaaaccagaaaatgttcacatttaagaagctgagaaatcagaaaacttgttttaattctttaaaaaaaacatgcagtgattatcaaaacagtgatTGATGTAGCGTCACTTCATCAAGCCCTAGTTGTATACTGCATGTGTCATGACACAGAGGCTACTGTGCGACACACAGTTATTTTGAATAATGACCTAGAATTTACTATAACAGCTGCTTAATTAACTTTTAACAGCAGTGGTGGTGGATCATGTCAGttgacctctgctgccacccactGGCTTTATTTCACACTGCACCTTAGTTGTGCTTCTCAATAACataacatattatattatattatattatataacatatattgTTAATTGGTTTACATGATATTTGCTCACATATAGATTGTTTTAAACAGTGTTGCAAAGACTCACCAGTCTGTCCTCTTTCCACAGTTGGACAACAGGTCAAGAttcagaggaagaaaaggaTATTGAGGAACCAGTTTTACTGCGGATGATGTTGCCGTGTGGTTGAACAGATACTGGACGATCCTCTGTCCatgggtcagtgtgtgtgtgtgtgtgccgtgtATGTTGAGAAAGAACATACAAGCATGACAGAGCGATGCACACTGACACTCGAAAGCACTTTTACGTCACCGGCTGGAGCTTCAAACATTTTGATTtcttatgtaaatgtgttgtgttattttggatgcgtgagtgagtgttttatgatttggaaaacagtaaaaaacaaataaaaacagagactTTATATCAAAATTTTAATGTCGTAAAATactgatttccaggtttgaaaaaagtGAAGTATACATTTGTGGACGGTCAGACCAAATTAGTGCTTGCAGCTTCAGGTGGTGCAGCATGACAGGTTTCAGTCTGTTTAGTCTATTTGTTCTTTACAGTACATTAGATCTTGTTACTTCAAAGCAGCCATCATCATCTGCTTGAACTTCTCCAGATCCATCTTCTTAATAATAACTGCCTTGAAAGTCTTCTTCAGGAAGCCCACCGTATCCACGACCATCATGCCTCTGGTGTGCGTGCCCGTCAGCTCTACGCTGACCGGATACTGGTCGCTCTCCGTTATGATGGACTCGTCCACGGCGGCCGCCATGGCGTACGAGTCGCAGGAAATGAACCCGGAGCCGGCGACAAACTCCTTCTCGAAGAGGTCGCTTTTTGAAATCTCCATGCTGTAGCAGAAGATCTGCGCCATGAAGCGAGCCTTTTCCGTGTCCTGTGCCAGCCAGGCTTCGCAGAACTCCTGTCATCACAGAGATGTTTTTCATTCTGAATATTATTATGTGCCATGAAAAGTATTATAAAAATCGACTGTGTATGAACGACGTACCCAGGACAGCTTGCTGTTGCAGGTGAACTCCCAGCATGTCAAGTAGGTGGGACACTGATACTCATTCAGTACGATGTAAGCAGCTTCTGGATCAGCGGCGAAATTGAACTCGCTGCACACTGTGGTGTTTCCTCGAGCTGgagaaacacaacaggaaaACAGTGTGACCTGTGGCAAACTCTGTGGTTTAAAGTAAATTTAAAGTAATCGAATTACAGTGTTAAGACTAAAAACACTGTTTCTCCCGTGTTCTGTTCAGGATTTATTCGACGTGTCTAAGTTGGCGTTACACTTGATCAGCTGTTTCCCTGTGAGTAACCGCACCTACTCCTACACGACTACCTTTGGTTTACTAAGTGACTGAGATCTGATTTTGTCAtgccacaggaaaatgtgttactaaccaCCGTTCTGTGGAATGACAGCTCAACCTTTCATTACCTAGGATGTGAGTTGCCAGAAGGACTGGAAAATACTTAGTCTTACTAACATTCCGTGTTTCCTCCCATGATGAACAGTCCTCGCAGTTTACTCGGTAGAGACGGATCCATCCTCACAGCCAGAGCCAGATTGGTGAGGGGCGCCATGGCAACCAGACAcacctgtgagtgagtgagtgagtgagtgaataaataaaaacagacgtATGACCTGTGTTACAGATACAAACACGGTCTCTGTCAGACCTCTCACCTCTCCTGGGTTTTCATTGACGATCCTGATCATAGCTGACACCGCACCCTCTGCCTGAACCCGGTCCAGACCTGGAGCCTTGGGGTCAGGGGCGTCTCCCAGTCCGTCCTGTCCGTGGAAATGTCCTGCATTGAGGATATTCCCTAGGATCGGCTTGGCTGCGCCTTTGAACACCGGAATCTTGCACATGAGGTGAAAATGAGCAGAAATTTCTGTTACTACACAGTGTCTGAACTCATGCATATGAGTAATCAAAAGTGATTGAATGGGGACCGACAAGGCTCCAAAAATATTACGCAAACAGAGCATGAACTACAGGAAcatctttacattacattacatgtcatttagcagacgcttttatccaaagcgacttacaatggaatcaagtacaattagccaggggggggaatcgaacttgcgaccatgatgtctttcgtacacaaggtagggtcttaaccactgagccactccacccccacagCTGGGAATCAAACTCTCAACCTTCTGGTTGAAAAACTACTAGTCTCATTAGGAGTTGCAGAAGTCGCTTGCCATTTCTATTTGTTTACTACATTACTCTATTATTTACAATATGATGGGTGGCTGCTTGCTTTTGTCAGTTTCAAGTTATTATCTGTATACAGTAGTTGATCTGTATTTTTAACATAATATCATGGTGAATGACTGCTTTCGTATTTCACATCAGTCGCCTGAATCTTGATATGAAGTTTCTAAAGTTAACTGGAACCAGACAAACTAGACTGTTCCTGTCTCAGGTCATGTGGTTACACACACTCATTATTTGTGCAGTCTCATGAGCTGCATCACTGCTGTCACGTGACCGGCAAATTCCATTTCATGTCACGAAGAAATAACAAAGAATTACACAGTGATTTCCCAGCAAATCAAGTCCGCTGCTGCACTCACCTCGAGTCTGTGACACGCTTTAAGAACGCGCAGCGTGTTCTTACACACGTTCTCCACATTGGTGTTTCCGTGCACACAGGTGATGCCCAGGAGCCTCACGTTCGGGGCGGCTAGTGCCAGCATGATGGCCTGAGCATCGTCCACCCCACAGTCCACATCCACCAGCAGCTTTTTACTCATCGCAGATCCTGAGTAGCACACACTTCCTTCCATACAGTAAGAGCAAAACACTTTTAACTGTTAAGTTAGTGATTAATCCTCCTTTTCCCCCCCACTTAGACACAAAGTTTGCATGTAACCAggtgtttattttacaaaacaataCTTACCAGAACCAGAGAGTGACACACACCCACTGAAGTGTTTGTCGGCAGATGGTGGTCGACCGGTCACAGGTGAGGTATAGTCAGCCACCAGCAACCTTTGTTACAGTTACACAACAACAGATAATAGAAAGTTAATAATCAGTCAGACTCTGTCTTCTCCTTAAAATTGATCAAACAACCACCTGTGGAACTGCAAAAGAGAATAAATAtaatgcctttattgtcattgcatttTGACATACAACGAAAAATAAATTcatatataaaaaagtaaacCTGTACTACAGATTATGGTTCAGTATCCGTGTCTGTAAATACAAACAGCGAcgaataacaaaataatgataCTCATCAGAGCACAAGTTTCACATTAATTATTTGTCCTTTTACACAAAACGTTTCCCTTTTAAGTGTAATAATAGAAGTAGTTTTGAGTATAATAGAAATACTCAAAACTACCCACAAATGTACAACCAGTATTTAAGTAAATgtgaaaaccacaacaaaaatacacaaaatgtctttttgtggggtttttttttaactgaacgTGAACgtccaaatgaaaatgaaagaatgcACATACGACGCATTCACGGTACACACGGAAGCTCGGTGAGGAGTGTGTCTGAGCCTCCGTTAACAGTTCCTCGGTGTGGAGGAtaagtgtgagtgtttgtttttgtttgtgctgccTCGTCTCACCTGCGCACGGAGCCTCTGAAACCGTAAGATGTTGCTATGATAATCCGGAGGACATCGCCCGCCATGCGAAAAACCGGATCTGGGAGGCGGCTAACGTACAGAGAGCTCCCACTGTACCATGATTTCTGCTCACCAAAGAGAgcaagtaggtccagctgcagacccgcagaccactcaacgaaacgcccctttactcaacgaaacgcccctttactcaacgaaacgccccttcacactacacgacaatctgattggctctcaagagactgcgtctgaaacgtgatgacgtttactaacgtgatgacgtttactaacgtgataacgtcttcttttattgaaactttatttacacacgcgtatttcacagacacttgttgacaagagacttttatcccggtgtgcgacaggaatagagaagaataaatactcgtgttgacttttatgaacacagaaatgtactttctgtgaaatttgtgaataattaatgtcactttgtaaagtatgaaatgttatagccaaactgctaaaatatataaatgccgattggaaaagttctttgaacatcacgtttacacaatatagtatcacgtttttgtgatataattatcacgtttatacaatataatatcacgtttatgtgatataattatcacgtttatacaatataattatcacgtttatacaatataatatcacgtttatacaatataattatcacgtttatacaatataatatcacgtttatacaatataattatcacgtttatacaatataatatcacgtttatacaatgtttatacaatataatatcacgtttatacaatataatatcacgtttatacaatataatatcacaaattccactttgaacacacactttgaataatttcatttgtttttgcaaacttccaacatcatggcaacctgtatgttacaaaaaggtgtgtttaatataggcctacatttattgaatgtcttattagtctgtagtttgacatgttgttcaactggacagaacaacaattagaactaataaaagtctacttgatcaggtttttaacctgaaagaaaccctcctaaaattctgtgctggtgtggtccaggtggtggtgacagacagaagttaagtagacaagatctgctgagtatgtcattaaggagatgttacctatttccaggaagatatgtgaaacattggtatctgaatcaaacccagccagttggacatcagtaggtcttttgatgaaagtaaaacaaatgcactgaaacccttgattctgcacagaaagttgtataactttcaaatccatgtaatgaatacaagtgatgaatgatatattttctttattttatacacaacagactatccagcagacacattcactacccagggattacaggcgcctgaggaattcctcagACTTCAAGGCTTTCTTGTAATTGCTCAGGAAGCTATCCAGGTTCTGCCtcgcttttgaggaaatgtggctctgaagctgttccccaagctgggttatctcgctgacaagacaaaatgatatagcaaaataattaagtcgttaaagacactcaaatacataataagatataaactgaaaacctaaactatccggcttaccttgagtcaaactctgtgccacgcatgtacatctccttggctttgtccagggagatggagtgaacagctccgagggcgtatactgttgcctgtggcatgaagattaagatttaagattgtgttaggcagtgaccatgtgttaaaaggagacagacatatgcagtcacataaaacatgtagtctacaaatcagtgtcagtgtctgagatctcacctctggcaaaaGTACATCCATTACAAACGCCACTGGATCTGCAAACctcttg
This genomic interval from Solea solea chromosome 2, fSolSol10.1, whole genome shotgun sequence contains the following:
- the LOC131444678 gene encoding cytochrome c oxidase assembly factor 5 gives rise to the protein MPKYYEEKEPDNRPCAGIREDFRECLLRHDCVVKEGKLPSECLKEGHCKALQTSFFECKRSMLDNRSRFRGRKGY
- the si:dkey-4e7.3 gene encoding inosine-uridine preferring nucleoside hydrolase isoform X2, giving the protein MAGDVLRIIIATSYGFRGSVRRLLVADYTSPVTGRPPSADKHFSGCVSLSGSGSVCYSGSAMSKKLLVDVDCGVDDAQAIMLALAAPNVRLLGITCVHGNTNVENVCKNTLRVLKACHRLEIPVFKGAAKPILGNILNAGHFHGQDGLGDAPDPKAPGLDRVQAEGAVSAMIRIVNENPGEVCLVAMAPLTNLALAVRMDPSLPSKLRGLFIMGGNTESRGNTTVCSEFNFAADPEAAYIVLNEYQCPTYLTCWEFTCNSKLSWEFCEAWLAQDTEKARFMAQIFCYSMEISKSDLFEKEFVAGSGFISCDSYAMAAAVDESIITESDQYPVSVELTGTHTRGMMVVDTVGFLKKTFKAVIIKKMDLEKFKQMMMAALK
- the si:dkey-4e7.3 gene encoding inosine-uridine preferring nucleoside hydrolase isoform X1 — translated: MAGDVLRIIIATSYGFRGSVRRLLVADYTSPVTGRPPSADKHFSGCVSLSGSVFCSYCMEGSVCYSGSAMSKKLLVDVDCGVDDAQAIMLALAAPNVRLLGITCVHGNTNVENVCKNTLRVLKACHRLEIPVFKGAAKPILGNILNAGHFHGQDGLGDAPDPKAPGLDRVQAEGAVSAMIRIVNENPGEVCLVAMAPLTNLALAVRMDPSLPSKLRGLFIMGGNTESRGNTTVCSEFNFAADPEAAYIVLNEYQCPTYLTCWEFTCNSKLSWEFCEAWLAQDTEKARFMAQIFCYSMEISKSDLFEKEFVAGSGFISCDSYAMAAAVDESIITESDQYPVSVELTGTHTRGMMVVDTVGFLKKTFKAVIIKKMDLEKFKQMMMAALK
- the si:dkey-4e7.3 gene encoding inosine-uridine preferring nucleoside hydrolase isoform X3, which encodes MSKKLLVDVDCGVDDAQAIMLALAAPNVRLLGITCVHGNTNVENVCKNTLRVLKACHRLEIPVFKGAAKPILGNILNAGHFHGQDGLGDAPDPKAPGLDRVQAEGAVSAMIRIVNENPGEVCLVAMAPLTNLALAVRMDPSLPSKLRGLFIMGGNTESRGNTTVCSEFNFAADPEAAYIVLNEYQCPTYLTCWEFTCNSKLSWEFCEAWLAQDTEKARFMAQIFCYSMEISKSDLFEKEFVAGSGFISCDSYAMAAAVDESIITESDQYPVSVELTGTHTRGMMVVDTVGFLKKTFKAVIIKKMDLEKFKQMMMAALK